In one window of Canis lupus baileyi chromosome 10, mCanLup2.hap1, whole genome shotgun sequence DNA:
- the PGAP4 gene encoding post-GPI attachment to proteins factor 4 — MSTPALPAAMLLRRLRRLSWGSTAIQLLILTVVTFGLLAPLACHRLLHSYFYLRHWHLNQMSQEFLQQSLKEGEAALHYFEELPSANGSVPIVWQATPRPWLVITIITVDRQPGFHYVLQVVSQFHRLLQQCGPQCEGHQLFLCNVERSVSHFDAKLLSKYVPVANRYEGTEDDYGDDPSTNSFEKEKQDYVYCLESSLQTYNPDYVLMVEDDAVPEEQIFPVLEHLLRARFSEPHLRDALYLKLYHPERLQHYINPEPMRILEWVGVGMLLGPLLTWLYTRFASRPACSWPVLLFFSLYSMGLVELVGRHYFLELRRLSPALYSVVPASQCCTPAMLFPAPAARRTLTYLSQVYCHKGFGKDMALYSLLRAKGERAYVVEPNLVKHIGLFSSLRYNFHPSLL, encoded by the coding sequence ATGAGCACACCAGCCCTTCCAGCTGCCATGCTCCTCCGGAGGCTGAGGCGGCTCTCCTGGGGCAGCACTGccatccagctcttgatcttaACGGTGGTGACGTTCGGCTTGCTGGCCCCCCTGGCCTGTCACCGCCTTCTGCACTCTTACTTCTATCTGCGCCATTGGCATCTGAACCAAATGAGCCAAGAGTTCCTGCAGCAAAGCCTGAAAGAGGGTGAGGCTGCCCTCCACTACTTTGAGGAGCTGCCCTCTGCCAATGGCTCAGTGCCCATCGTCTGGCaggccaccccccgcccctggctggttatcaccatcatcactgtcGACAGGCAGCCTGGCTTCCACTATGTCTTGCAGGTGGTGTCCCAGTTCCACCGGCTTCTTCAGCAGTGCGGCCCCCAGTGCGAGGGGCACCAACTCTTCCTGTGCAACGTGGAACGTAGCGTGAGCCACTTCGATGCCAAGCTGCTGTCCAAGTACGTCCCTGTGGCCAACCGCTATGAGGGCACCGAGGACGACTATGGGGATGACCCTTCGACCAACTCGTTcgagaaagagaagcaggactATGTGTACTGCCTGGAGTCCTCCCTGCAGACCTACAACCCGGACTATGTCCTGATGGTGGAAGACGACGCCGTTCCGGAGGAGCAGATCTTCCCGGTGTTGGAGCACCTCCTGCGGGCCCGCTTCTCCGAGCCGCACCTCCGAGATGCCCTCTACCTGAAGCTCTATCACCCCGAGAGGCTCCAGCACTACATCAACCCGGAGCCCATGCGGATCCTGGAGTGGGTCGGCGTGGGCATGCTGCTGGGGCCCCTGCTCACCTGGCTGTACACGCGGTTCGCCAGCCGGCCGGCCTGCAGCTGGCCCGTCCTGCTCTTCTTCTCCCTGTACAGCATGGGGCTGGTGGAGCTGGTGGGCCGCCACTACTTCCTGGAGCTGCGGCGGCTGAGCCCGGCGCTGTACAGCGTGGTTCCCGCCTCCCAGTGCTGCACCCCCGCCATGCTCTTCCCCGCGCCCGCGGCCCGCCGGACCCTCACCTACCTGTCCCAGGTGTACTGCCACAAGGGCTTCGGCAAGGACATGGCGCTCTACTCCCTGCTGAGGGCCAAGGGCGAGCGGGCCTACGTGGTGGAGCCCAACCTCGTGAAGCACATCGGGCTCTTCTCCAGCCTCCGGTACAACTTCCATCCCAGCCTGCTCTAG